One Streptomyces hundungensis DNA segment encodes these proteins:
- a CDS encoding amino acid ABC transporter ATP-binding protein, with amino-acid sequence MSGVSVAKGTEDAVPASGDLVVLNNVNKHFGALHVLQDIDLTIARGEVVVVIGPSGSGKSTLCRTINRLETIDSGAISIDGKPLPQEGRELARLRADVGMVFQSFNLFAHKTVLENVMLGQVKVRKADKQTAEQKARALLDRVGVGTQADKYPAQLSGGQQQRVAIARALAMDPKVMLFDEPTSALDPEMINEVLEVMQQLARDGMTMVVVTHEMGFARSAANRVVFMADGKIVEEATPDQFFSNPRSDRAKDFLSKILHH; translated from the coding sequence ATGAGCGGAGTATCAGTGGCCAAGGGGACCGAGGACGCCGTACCCGCGTCGGGTGACCTGGTCGTGCTGAACAACGTCAACAAGCACTTCGGCGCGCTGCATGTGCTCCAGGACATCGACCTGACCATCGCCCGTGGCGAGGTCGTCGTCGTCATCGGGCCCTCAGGGTCCGGGAAGTCCACGCTGTGCCGCACCATCAACCGCCTGGAGACGATCGATTCCGGAGCGATCTCGATCGACGGCAAACCACTGCCCCAGGAGGGAAGGGAGCTGGCACGGCTGCGGGCCGACGTCGGCATGGTCTTCCAGTCGTTCAACCTCTTCGCGCACAAGACGGTGCTGGAAAACGTCATGCTGGGCCAGGTGAAGGTCCGCAAGGCCGACAAGCAGACCGCCGAGCAGAAGGCCCGCGCGCTGCTCGACCGGGTCGGCGTCGGCACCCAGGCCGACAAGTACCCGGCGCAGCTCTCGGGTGGTCAGCAGCAGCGCGTGGCGATCGCCCGGGCGCTGGCGATGGACCCGAAGGTGATGCTCTTCGACGAGCCCACCTCGGCGCTCGACCCGGAGATGATCAACGAGGTCCTCGAAGTCATGCAGCAGCTGGCGCGGGACGGGATGACCATGGTCGTGGTCACCCACGAGATGGGCTTCGCCCGCTCGGCGGCCAACCGCGTCGTCTTCATGGCCGACGGCAAGATCGTCGAAGAGGCCACGCCGGACCAGTTCTTCAGCAACCCGCGCAGCGACCGGGCCAAGGACTTCCTGTCGAAGATCCTGCACCACTGA
- a CDS encoding putative leader peptide: MRLWRRVHMDLVRYAGCVCRPSC, translated from the coding sequence GTGCGCCTGTGGCGGAGGGTCCATATGGACCTCGTCCGCTATGCGGGCTGCGTGTGTCGCCCGTCCTGCTGA
- a CDS encoding FAD-dependent monooxygenase: MDPVIVVGAGPVGLTLALSLASQGVPSVVLDEGPGKDEPRPVRTVVLRPDIAAFVSDLGCTTVRDEGARWVGWRSMRRGRLLRRVEFGEGAEGGPSPVHLAQHALSRGLRDALAASGLVRIVTHSRVDTLEQDAKGVSLHTSGPGGTWWRGSYAVGCDGARSTVRKLLDVRFTGRTAVERQAVVALRAELPWPGEALLHRLPPWRAGGDEVTARPLRDGVWRLDWLLPPRADLVTPDALVGRIRDTLAGWCGGTPPYELLDTGVHTVHHRLARRWRVRRAFLAGDAAHLLGALGTQALDEGVRDAQNLSWKLARAWHHGGCEVLLDSYQTERRSAVAARLRAADQSLPILRGGAGLRGWVPGAARGHDALVTDGHLGRGPLGAPPAYPHSPLAPEPAASHIPVGTEPGAPVCDVPVTAPDGSVVALRSRLGRGSLLVVLVAPGTGVWDRRHWLTAGVMPSLDAAVSALPLDGELLVAEAYPGAPAHAVLLVRPDGHLVAAFNGVHPTDMYAAAESVRGGTSGSGAGGEAGAGRGGDVDGGAGVEGGVVGAEGRTADVK, translated from the coding sequence GTGGACCCGGTGATCGTGGTCGGCGCCGGTCCGGTGGGGCTGACGCTGGCCCTGTCGCTGGCGTCCCAGGGCGTGCCCTCGGTCGTCCTCGACGAGGGGCCCGGCAAGGACGAGCCGCGTCCGGTGCGCACGGTGGTGCTGCGTCCGGACATCGCCGCGTTCGTGAGTGACCTCGGCTGTACGACCGTGCGCGACGAGGGCGCCCGCTGGGTCGGCTGGCGGTCCATGAGACGCGGCCGGCTGCTGCGTCGCGTCGAGTTCGGCGAGGGCGCGGAGGGTGGGCCCTCGCCGGTGCACCTGGCGCAGCACGCCCTGTCGCGCGGGCTGCGCGACGCGCTCGCCGCCTCCGGTCTCGTACGGATCGTCACGCACAGCCGCGTCGACACCCTGGAGCAGGACGCCAAGGGGGTCTCCCTGCACACCTCGGGGCCCGGTGGGACCTGGTGGCGGGGCAGTTACGCGGTGGGCTGCGACGGCGCGCGCTCCACCGTGCGCAAGCTCCTGGATGTCCGTTTCACCGGCCGTACGGCGGTGGAGCGCCAGGCGGTGGTGGCTCTGCGGGCCGAACTCCCCTGGCCGGGCGAGGCGTTGCTGCATCGGCTTCCGCCGTGGCGGGCCGGTGGCGACGAGGTGACCGCGCGTCCGCTGCGGGACGGCGTCTGGCGTCTGGACTGGCTGCTTCCGCCGCGCGCCGACCTGGTGACGCCGGATGCCCTGGTGGGGCGTATCCGGGACACCCTGGCCGGTTGGTGCGGTGGGACGCCGCCCTATGAGCTCCTCGACACCGGTGTGCACACCGTGCACCACCGGCTGGCCCGGCGCTGGCGGGTGCGGCGTGCTTTCCTCGCCGGAGACGCCGCGCATCTGCTGGGCGCGCTGGGTACCCAGGCCCTGGACGAGGGCGTGAGGGACGCTCAGAACCTGTCCTGGAAGCTGGCCCGGGCCTGGCACCACGGTGGGTGCGAGGTGCTCCTGGACAGCTATCAGACGGAGCGGCGCTCGGCGGTCGCGGCCCGGTTGCGGGCGGCCGACCAGTCGTTGCCGATCCTGCGGGGCGGGGCGGGGTTGCGGGGTTGGGTTCCGGGCGCCGCGCGCGGCCATGACGCCCTCGTGACCGATGGCCACCTGGGTCGCGGCCCCCTCGGCGCGCCCCCGGCCTACCCGCACTCGCCGCTGGCGCCCGAGCCTGCCGCCTCCCACATTCCGGTGGGTACGGAGCCGGGCGCACCGGTCTGCGATGTCCCCGTCACGGCTCCCGACGGCTCGGTCGTGGCCCTGCGGAGTCGTCTGGGCAGGGGCAGCCTGCTGGTCGTCCTGGTCGCTCCGGGCACGGGGGTGTGGGATCGGCGGCACTGGCTGACGGCCGGGGTCATGCCGAGCCTGGACGCCGCGGTGAGCGCCCTTCCGCTGGACGGCGAGCTCTTGGTCGCCGAGGCGTACCCGGGCGCCCCCGCGCACGCCGTGCTCCTCGTGCGCCCCGACGGCCATCTGGTCGCGGCGTTCAACGGCGTCCACCCCACGGACATGTACGCCGCGGCCGAGTCGGTACGGGGAGGGACGAGCGGGAGCGGGGCCGGTGGTGAGGCGGGTGCCGGGAGGGGCGGGGATGTGGACGGTGGGGCTGGTGTCGAGGGTGGGGTTGTGGGGGCGGAGGGGCGGACGGCTGACGTCAAGTGA
- a CDS encoding cysteine dioxygenase — MSLSASTSVPSPVPDHTSTSAQGPDVGPTQAELLDFARRIAGDSALVASLPLDEQGRTWMRLDGPAGSEAWLIGWPPGTGTGWHDHGGSHGAFATAAGALREDSLAARLPTEGWKTLELAEGVDRSRQLGPGGGRAFGPHHVHEVRNESETEHAISVHAYWPPLPLIRRYSRTGAVLRVEQVERPEDWQ; from the coding sequence GTGTCGCTCTCCGCAAGCACTTCTGTCCCTTCGCCCGTACCCGATCACACCTCAACCTCCGCCCAGGGGCCCGATGTTGGGCCAACCCAGGCGGAGCTGCTCGACTTCGCCCGCCGTATCGCCGGGGACAGCGCGCTGGTCGCCTCGTTGCCGCTGGATGAGCAGGGGCGTACCTGGATGCGGCTCGACGGCCCGGCCGGCAGTGAGGCGTGGCTGATCGGGTGGCCGCCGGGCACCGGTACGGGCTGGCACGACCACGGTGGCTCGCACGGCGCGTTCGCCACGGCGGCCGGCGCGCTGCGGGAGGATTCGCTCGCGGCGCGGTTGCCCACTGAGGGCTGGAAGACCTTGGAACTCGCCGAAGGGGTCGACCGTTCACGGCAGTTGGGGCCCGGGGGCGGTCGCGCGTTCGGGCCGCATCATGTGCACGAGGTGAGGAACGAGTCGGAGACCGAGCACGCGATCTCGGTGCATGCCTATTGGCCGCCGCTTCCGCTCATCCGGCGTTACAGCCGGACGGGTGCGGTGCTCCGTGTCGAGCAGGTCGAGCGTCCGGAGGACTGGCAGTGA
- a CDS encoding amino acid ABC transporter permease, translating to MSASVLYDAPGPKAVVRNRVYAVVGSLVLLALIALAIVRLADKGHLDYAMWDIFNYSGIRQNIADAVLATLKAFGLAAVGSLVLGVVLAVARLSDHKPVRWAATAFIELFRSIPLLITIYAVWIGFLTDYSMWALALGLSIYNGCVQAEVLRAGINAVPRGQREAAYALGLSKTQVMASVLMPQAVRAMLPTIISQLVVTLKDTSLGFIILYPELLQTARLIASNTQVKGEYPYVSTIVVIGSIYVAMCLLLSALATWIEKRGRRAKTGIAMGTAVAPITADGSASGLAVTGLDGPDGASTTTN from the coding sequence ATGAGCGCCAGCGTTCTCTACGACGCCCCCGGCCCGAAGGCTGTCGTACGCAACCGGGTCTACGCCGTGGTCGGTTCCCTCGTGCTGCTCGCCCTGATCGCCCTCGCGATCGTCCGGCTCGCGGACAAGGGTCACCTCGACTACGCGATGTGGGACATCTTCAACTACTCGGGCATCCGGCAGAACATCGCGGACGCCGTGCTCGCCACCCTCAAGGCGTTCGGCCTCGCGGCGGTCGGCTCGCTGGTGCTGGGGGTGGTGCTCGCGGTGGCGCGGCTCTCCGACCACAAGCCGGTCCGCTGGGCGGCGACCGCCTTCATCGAGCTGTTCCGTTCCATCCCGCTGCTCATCACGATCTACGCGGTCTGGATCGGCTTCCTCACCGACTACTCGATGTGGGCGCTCGCGCTCGGCCTGTCGATCTACAACGGCTGTGTCCAGGCGGAGGTGCTCCGCGCCGGCATCAACGCGGTGCCCAGGGGCCAGCGTGAGGCGGCGTACGCCCTGGGGTTGAGCAAGACCCAGGTGATGGCGAGCGTGTTGATGCCGCAGGCCGTCCGGGCGATGCTGCCGACGATCATCAGTCAGCTCGTCGTCACCCTCAAGGACACGTCGCTCGGCTTCATCATCCTGTACCCGGAGCTGCTCCAGACGGCCCGTCTGATCGCGAGCAACACCCAGGTCAAGGGCGAATACCCGTATGTGTCGACCATTGTGGTCATCGGCAGCATCTATGTGGCGATGTGTCTGCTGCTCTCCGCCCTCGCCACCTGGATCGAGAAGCGCGGTCGCCGTGCGAAGACCGGGATCGCGATGGGGACGGCCGTCGCTCCGATCACGGCCGACGGGTCGGCCTCGGGCCTGGCCGTCACCGGCCTCGACGGTCCTGATGGGGCGTCCACCACGACGAACTGA
- a CDS encoding response regulator transcription factor produces MRLLLVEDDDHVAAALSAVLAKHGFEVKHARNGEEALQALLPDERCAKPPFGVVLLDLGLPDQDGYEVCGKIRKRTATPVIMVTARADVRSRIHGLNLGADDYVVKPYDTGELIARIHAVIRRPPPGARPETTDTELRLGRVGIELPTRRVRVDGEDVQLTRKEFDLLALLAQRPGVVFRREQIISEVWRTSWEGTGRTLEVHVASLRSKLGMPALIETVRGVGYRLVAPAAL; encoded by the coding sequence GTGAGACTGCTGCTGGTCGAGGACGACGACCACGTCGCCGCCGCCCTGTCCGCCGTGCTCGCCAAGCACGGCTTCGAGGTGAAGCACGCCCGCAACGGAGAAGAGGCGCTCCAGGCCCTCCTTCCTGACGAGCGCTGCGCCAAACCACCTTTTGGGGTGGTCCTGCTCGACCTCGGGCTGCCCGATCAGGACGGCTACGAGGTCTGCGGCAAGATCCGCAAGCGCACCGCCACCCCGGTGATCATGGTGACCGCCCGTGCGGACGTCCGCTCCCGCATCCACGGGCTGAACCTGGGCGCCGACGACTACGTGGTCAAGCCGTACGACACCGGTGAACTGATCGCCCGTATCCACGCGGTCATCCGGCGCCCGCCGCCGGGTGCGCGGCCGGAGACGACCGACACCGAACTGCGGCTCGGGCGAGTGGGGATCGAGCTCCCGACCCGCCGGGTCCGTGTCGACGGCGAGGACGTGCAGCTGACCCGCAAGGAGTTCGACCTGCTCGCCCTGCTGGCCCAGCGCCCCGGGGTCGTCTTCCGCCGGGAGCAGATCATCAGCGAGGTGTGGCGCACGAGTTGGGAAGGGACCGGCCGCACCCTCGAAGTGCATGTGGCGTCCCTGCGCTCGAAGTTGGGCATGCCCGCGCTGATCGAGACCGTGCGCGGCGTCGGCTACCGGCTCGTCGCGCCGGCCGCCCTCTGA
- the recA gene encoding recombinase RecA, with product MAGTDREKALDAALAQIERQFGKGAVMRLGERPNEPIEVIPTGSTALDVALGVGGLPRGRVVEVYGPESSGKTTLTLHAVANAQKLGGSVAFIDAEHALDPEYAKKLGVDIDNLILSQPDNGEQALEIVDMLVRSGALDLIVIDSVAALVPRAEIEGEMGDSHVGLQARLMSQALRKITSALNQSKTTAIFINQLREKIGVMFGSPETTTGGRALKFYASVRLDIRRIETLKDGTDAVGNRTRVKVVKNKVAPPFKQAEFDILYGQGISREGGLIDMGVEHGFVRKAGAWYTYEGDQLGQGKENARNFLKDNPDLANEIEKKILEKLGVGVRPEAPAAEPAKDAAGETTPATDTAAVPAPATKAKTAKATAAKS from the coding sequence ATGGCAGGTACTGACCGCGAGAAGGCGCTCGACGCCGCGCTCGCACAGATTGAACGGCAATTCGGGAAGGGCGCGGTGATGCGCCTGGGCGAGCGGCCGAACGAGCCCATCGAGGTCATCCCCACCGGGTCGACCGCGCTCGACGTGGCGCTCGGCGTCGGCGGCCTGCCGCGCGGCCGTGTGGTGGAGGTCTACGGCCCGGAGTCCTCCGGCAAGACGACCCTGACCCTGCACGCGGTGGCGAACGCGCAGAAGCTCGGCGGCTCGGTGGCCTTCATCGACGCCGAGCACGCCCTCGACCCCGAGTACGCCAAGAAGCTCGGCGTCGACATCGACAACCTCATCCTGTCGCAGCCCGACAACGGCGAGCAGGCCCTCGAAATCGTCGACATGCTGGTCCGCTCCGGCGCCCTCGACCTGATCGTCATCGACTCCGTGGCGGCCCTGGTGCCGCGCGCGGAAATCGAAGGCGAGATGGGTGACTCGCACGTCGGCCTCCAGGCCCGTCTGATGAGCCAGGCACTCCGGAAGATCACCAGCGCACTCAACCAGTCCAAGACCACCGCGATCTTCATCAACCAGCTCCGCGAGAAGATCGGCGTGATGTTCGGCTCCCCCGAGACCACCACCGGTGGCCGGGCGCTGAAGTTCTACGCCTCCGTACGCCTCGACATCCGCCGCATCGAAACCCTCAAGGACGGCACCGACGCGGTCGGCAACCGCACCCGCGTCAAGGTCGTCAAGAACAAGGTCGCGCCGCCCTTCAAGCAGGCCGAGTTCGACATCCTCTACGGCCAGGGCATCAGCCGCGAGGGCGGCCTGATCGACATGGGCGTCGAGCACGGCTTCGTCCGCAAGGCCGGCGCCTGGTACACCTACGAAGGCGACCAGCTCGGCCAGGGCAAGGAGAACGCCCGCAACTTCCTCAAGGACAACCCCGACCTCGCCAACGAGATCGAGAAGAAGATCCTCGAAAAGCTGGGCGTCGGAGTCCGTCCCGAAGCCCCGGCCGCCGAGCCCGCCAAGGACGCGGCGGGCGAGACGACCCCCGCGACCGACACGGCCGCGGTGCCCGCCCCGGCCACCAAGGCCAAGACGGCCAAGGCCACCGCCGCCAAGAGCTAG
- a CDS encoding rhodanese-like domain-containing protein codes for MSADRGEPVGIDALLDRVRADLDRVTAKEAFAEASEGALLVDIRYAALRERDGLIPGALVVERNELEWRLDPLGSHRAAEATGHDLRVVVLCNEGYASSLAAVSLRQLGLYRATDLVGGFQAWRAEGLPVSPPAE; via the coding sequence GTGAGCGCGGATCGTGGCGAGCCGGTGGGGATCGACGCGCTCCTCGACCGGGTCAGGGCCGACCTGGACCGGGTGACCGCGAAGGAGGCGTTCGCCGAGGCGTCCGAGGGGGCGCTGCTGGTGGACATCCGGTATGCCGCGCTGCGCGAGCGGGACGGTCTGATCCCGGGCGCTCTGGTCGTCGAGCGCAATGAACTGGAGTGGCGGCTCGATCCGTTGGGCAGTCACCGCGCCGCCGAGGCGACCGGCCATGACTTGCGGGTGGTGGTGCTCTGCAACGAGGGCTATGCGTCGTCGCTCGCGGCGGTGTCCCTGCGGCAGTTGGGGCTGTACCGGGCGACGGATCTGGTCGGCGGTTTCCAGGCGTGGCGCGCGGAAGGGCTTCCGGTCTCGCCCCCTGCGGAGTGA
- a CDS encoding glutamate ABC transporter substrate-binding protein, producing the protein MMLRKSAAVAAIAVLALTATACGGKSGSAGDKQSAQPGAADAPKLPTYTVASNVTLDSPTFKAAKERGKLIIGSKADQPYLGFEDQSTKERSGFDVEIAKMLAADLGFKPDQIEWKTVDSGVRETAISKGQVDYYVGTYTINDKRKKLVGFAGPYYKAGADLLVRKDDTSITGKDAVKGKKVCSIVGSTPLQEIKKPEYGASVVELSKYSDCVQQLLSKQVDAVTTDDAILKGYAAKNSGKLRVVGQPFTQEPYGIGMNKDDKALRDFVNSSLEKHEQDGTYKKIYDATLGLSGSTYQAPPAVARY; encoded by the coding sequence ATGATGCTCCGCAAGTCCGCCGCCGTCGCGGCGATCGCCGTGCTCGCCCTGACCGCGACCGCCTGTGGCGGCAAGTCCGGCTCCGCCGGCGACAAGCAGTCCGCCCAGCCGGGCGCCGCCGACGCGCCGAAGCTGCCGACGTACACCGTCGCCTCGAACGTCACCCTGGACTCGCCGACCTTCAAGGCGGCCAAAGAGCGCGGCAAGCTGATCATCGGCTCCAAGGCCGACCAGCCCTACCTCGGCTTCGAGGACCAGTCGACCAAGGAGCGTTCGGGCTTCGACGTCGAGATCGCCAAGATGCTCGCCGCCGACCTGGGCTTCAAGCCCGACCAGATCGAGTGGAAGACCGTCGACTCCGGCGTCCGTGAGACGGCGATCTCCAAGGGCCAGGTCGACTACTACGTCGGCACCTACACGATCAACGACAAGCGCAAGAAGCTCGTCGGCTTCGCAGGCCCGTACTACAAGGCCGGCGCCGACCTGCTGGTCCGCAAGGACGACACCTCCATCACCGGCAAGGACGCCGTCAAGGGCAAGAAGGTCTGCTCGATCGTCGGCTCCACGCCGCTCCAGGAGATCAAGAAGCCCGAGTACGGCGCGTCCGTCGTGGAGCTCTCCAAGTACTCGGACTGCGTGCAGCAGCTCCTGTCCAAGCAGGTCGACGCCGTCACCACGGACGACGCGATCCTCAAGGGCTACGCCGCCAAGAACTCCGGCAAGCTCCGTGTCGTCGGCCAGCCGTTCACCCAGGAGCCCTACGGCATCGGCATGAACAAGGACGACAAGGCGCTGCGCGACTTCGTCAACTCCTCGCTCGAGAAGCACGAGCAGGACGGCACCTACAAGAAGATCTACGACGCCACGCTCGGCCTGTCCGGCTCCACCTACCAGGCTCCGCCGGCCGTCGCCCGCTACTGA
- a CDS encoding amino acid ABC transporter permease, translating to MNVLLDHFAEFRDGFIGTVEITAVSSVIALVLGLLLAGFRVSPVPPLRFFGTAWVTLLRNTPLTLLFLVFFFVVPEILFPGMSPFLLGSLALGFYTASFVCEAVRSGISTVPLGQAEAARSLGMSFTQTLRMIVLPQATRTVIPPLSSIFIALTKNSAIAGAFSVTELFGWQKLLSDQGYDIVPVFLWVAFGYLIITFAMSGLFRLLERRMEVAR from the coding sequence ATGAACGTACTGCTCGACCATTTCGCGGAGTTCCGCGACGGCTTCATAGGCACTGTGGAGATCACCGCCGTCAGTTCGGTCATCGCCCTGGTCCTCGGACTGCTGCTCGCCGGTTTCCGGGTCTCCCCCGTGCCTCCGCTGCGCTTCTTCGGCACCGCCTGGGTGACGCTGCTGCGCAACACGCCGCTGACCCTGCTGTTCCTGGTCTTCTTCTTCGTCGTGCCGGAGATCCTCTTCCCCGGCATGAGCCCGTTCCTGCTGGGTTCGCTGGCGCTCGGCTTCTACACCGCGTCCTTCGTCTGCGAGGCCGTCCGGTCCGGCATCAGCACGGTGCCGCTGGGGCAGGCCGAGGCCGCCCGCTCGCTCGGCATGAGCTTCACGCAGACCCTGCGCATGATCGTGCTGCCGCAGGCCACCCGGACCGTCATCCCGCCGCTGAGCTCGATCTTCATCGCGCTCACCAAGAACTCGGCGATCGCCGGCGCCTTCAGCGTCACCGAACTGTTCGGCTGGCAGAAGCTGCTGAGTGACCAGGGGTACGACATCGTCCCCGTCTTCCTCTGGGTCGCGTTCGGCTATCTGATCATCACCTTCGCGATGAGCGGTCTCTTCCGCCTTCTTGAGCGCCGCATGGAGGTCGCCCGATGA
- a CDS encoding ATP-binding protein produces the protein MRTRLLPLLIFLLALVLVAFGFPLALSVAHAQQQRVVVDRIDDTARFAALAQFVTATDGDDTNSAERLTTLEEELARYSSLYGIDAGVFFRNGSAMASAPKGWHVPAKGQGQLAFQEALAGRRSHDPAQVWPWQRGRLVVASPVVREGDVIAVVVTDSPTGGMRSNTLRGWLLIVAGELAAMLLAVGAAFRLTGWVLRPVRVLDAVTHDIATGRMNSRVAAAGGPPELQRLARSFNEMADNVEEVLDQQRAFVADASHQLRNPLSALLLRIELLALELPEGNEEIASVRTEGKRLAQVLDDLLGLALAEHAAADLRLTDIGALAAERIAAWRPLAEDRGVRLLADGATAATGWADPVALSSALDAVIDNALKFTPAGEEVRVTVAVEGARTGVTVTDHGPGLSDEELGRIGDRFWRAGRHQNVKGSGLGLSISRALLAAGGGTIAYAHHEPHGLRVTVTVPRAQPEP, from the coding sequence GTGCGCACCCGACTTCTCCCCCTCCTCATCTTCCTGCTCGCGCTCGTCCTGGTCGCGTTCGGATTCCCGCTGGCCCTGAGCGTGGCCCACGCCCAGCAGCAGCGGGTCGTCGTCGACCGTATCGACGACACGGCGCGCTTCGCCGCGCTGGCCCAGTTCGTCACGGCCACCGACGGCGACGACACCAACAGCGCGGAACGGCTCACCACCCTGGAGGAGGAGCTGGCGCGCTACTCCTCGCTGTACGGGATCGACGCGGGCGTCTTCTTCCGCAACGGCAGCGCCATGGCGAGCGCCCCCAAGGGGTGGCACGTGCCCGCCAAGGGCCAGGGACAGCTGGCCTTCCAGGAGGCGCTCGCCGGGCGCCGCAGCCACGACCCGGCGCAGGTCTGGCCGTGGCAGCGGGGCCGTCTGGTGGTGGCCTCGCCGGTCGTGCGTGAGGGCGACGTGATCGCGGTCGTGGTCACCGATTCGCCCACCGGGGGCATGCGTTCCAACACCCTGCGCGGCTGGCTGCTCATCGTGGCCGGTGAACTGGCGGCGATGCTGCTCGCCGTCGGCGCGGCGTTCCGGCTGACCGGCTGGGTGCTCAGGCCCGTACGCGTCCTGGACGCGGTCACCCATGACATCGCGACCGGCCGCATGAACTCACGTGTCGCGGCCGCGGGCGGGCCCCCGGAACTCCAGAGGCTGGCCCGCTCGTTCAACGAGATGGCGGACAACGTCGAGGAGGTCCTCGATCAGCAGCGCGCCTTCGTCGCTGACGCCTCGCACCAGTTGCGCAATCCGCTCTCCGCCCTGCTGCTGCGCATCGAACTCCTCGCGCTGGAACTCCCCGAGGGCAACGAGGAGATCGCCTCGGTGCGCACCGAGGGCAAGCGTCTGGCGCAGGTCCTTGACGACCTGCTGGGTCTGGCCCTGGCCGAACACGCCGCGGCCGACCTCCGGCTCACCGACATCGGGGCGCTGGCGGCGGAGCGCATCGCGGCCTGGCGCCCGCTCGCCGAGGACAGGGGCGTACGGCTGCTGGCGGACGGGGCCACCGCCGCCACCGGCTGGGCGGACCCGGTGGCGCTGTCGAGCGCGCTGGACGCCGTCATCGACAACGCGCTGAAGTTCACCCCCGCCGGCGAGGAGGTGCGGGTCACCGTAGCGGTGGAGGGTGCGCGGACCGGCGTCACGGTCACGGACCACGGCCCGGGCCTCTCCGACGAGGAGTTGGGCCGGATCGGCGACCGCTTCTGGCGTGCGGGCCGTCACCAGAACGTCAAGGGCTCCGGCCTCGGCCTCTCCATCTCCCGGGCCCTGCTCG